Genomic DNA from Gemmatimonadota bacterium:
GAGGAAGCCCGTCTCGCGGCCGAGGAAGAAGCCCGCCGCATGGCTGAAGAGGAAGTCCGCAAGGCCGCCGAGGCCGAGGCCCTGCGCCAGGAGATGATGTCCCTGGCGACCATCTACTTTGACTACGACAGGTCGGACGTCCGGGAAGACCAGCGTTCGGTCCTGGACGAAAACGCCCGCAGACTGCGGGAGTACCAGCCCGAAGACACTGTGGTGGTCGAAGGCCACACCGACGAACGGGGTACGATCGAATACAACCTGGCGCTGGGTGAACGGCGCGCTGAGGCGGTCAAGGCGTACCTCGTGGATGCCGGAGTGGCGGAAGGCCGCATCGAAACCGTCAGTATCGGTGAAGAACAGCCGGCGGTCATGGGTAGTGACGAAAGCAACCTGGCGCAGAACCGTCGCGTGGAGCTGAAGCGCAAGTAGGCTCCCTTCATCACCCGTAC
This window encodes:
- a CDS encoding OmpA family protein, which gives rise to EEARLAAEEEARRMAEEEVRKAAEAEALRQEMMSLATIYFDYDRSDVREDQRSVLDENARRLREYQPEDTVVVEGHTDERGTIEYNLALGERRAEAVKAYLVDAGVAEGRIETVSIGEEQPAVMGSDESNLAQNRRVELKRK